AGTAATATTTAAACTTTTTAACAATTGTTATTTTTTTAGTTACTTTGGATGTCTAACAAAAACATATATTATTCTAAAATATAATTCTTTATAATATAAATTTGCTTTATAATGCAAATAAGTTAAACTAAACAATTGAATATACTATATGGAGTATACAAGAAATTCAAAAAAAATTAGTTTTAGTGGAAATTCAACTAACAATAATAAGTATTTTTTTTTAATTAAACAAGTTCTATCTTTAAAAACATATTTTCAAATAAAATTTGTGTTTTGTTTTTAATCATCTTAATTTATGAGTTTTTGAGCCATTTGTATGTATTGTGAAACTAATTTATCCCAGTTAAATTTTTCTTCAACATTTTTTCTTCCTTGAAGTCCTAGTTTTTCTTCCACATCTTTATTATCTAGTATATATTCAATTTTTTCTTGAAGTGTAGTTATGTCTCCAGGTTTTACTAGATATCCTGTTCTTGTATCATCAATTGCTTCTACAACTCCTCCTGAAGCATAGGCAATTGTAGGTGTATGACAAGCATTTGCCTCTGTTAATACTCTTCCAAACCCTTCTCGTGTGGATGGTAATACTAATACATTGGCTAGTTTCATTTGATACGTTAATTCTTCATTACTTAATTCTTGCATGAATTCAACATAATCTTCTAAATTATTATCCTTAACATATTTAAGTAAACTTTCTTTTTCCGTTCCTTTACCTATTATTACTAAGTGAATATCAGGATATTTTTCTTTAATATTATTAATTATACTTAATAAATGATCTGCATGTTTATGTGGAACAAGTCTTCCTACAAATAATACACGATTATTATCTTTTTTATCACATTTTACACTATCAATAGCTTCTAAATCCACACCATTATATATTAATTCAATTTTAGATGGCTTGATATTAAAATCTTTTATAAGTGATGTTTTAGTATTTTCACTAACTGTTAATATTTTAGTAAATGGTAATTTAACAAAGAATTTTTCACCAAGATATGCTATTGTAGCTTGTTGACTGTATTGGTCTTGATTTCCATTACTAACATCATGTATCGTAGCAATCAAAGGGATATGTGATTTTTTTGAGTATAATACTGATGGAAATAGTGGTGAGTATGCTTGTGTATCAATAATATCATAGTCATGACTATTTAACCATTTGAAAACTGCATACATGTACTGGAGTATTTTTCCTTTTGATCTATAGGGTGGAGTTTTAATTGTTGGTCCAATATGATATATGTTAATACCATCATAAATTTCATGATGTGGAGCACCTTCCACATTCATTGTTAATATATCTACTTTATGACCTTGTTTAACTAGACGTTTTATTAACTCGTGGTAACGAATTTCTCCCCCCCCATAGAAGTAAGGCATGAAGAATTCTAGTACCATACAAAATTTCATAGTTTTACCTGATTTTTGTAAGATCTCTTCACTAGAGTAATTTTTAGAATTAAAGTTATTATTAGTTTGATTTTCACTGTTCATTTTATCACAATTTTTTCCTTTTTTTATAGAAAAGGAGTTAAAT
The window above is part of the Methanosphaera sp. WGK6 genome. Proteins encoded here:
- a CDS encoding glycosyltransferase family 4 protein: MNSENQTNNNFNSKNYSSEEILQKSGKTMKFCMVLEFFMPYFYGGGEIRYHELIKRLVKQGHKVDILTMNVEGAPHHEIYDGINIYHIGPTIKTPPYRSKGKILQYMYAVFKWLNSHDYDIIDTQAYSPLFPSVLYSKKSHIPLIATIHDVSNGNQDQYSQQATIAYLGEKFFVKLPFTKILTVSENTKTSLIKDFNIKPSKIELIYNGVDLEAIDSVKCDKKDNNRVLFVGRLVPHKHADHLLSIINNIKEKYPDIHLVIIGKGTEKESLLKYVKDNNLEDYVEFMQELSNEELTYQMKLANVLVLPSTREGFGRVLTEANACHTPTIAYASGGVVEAIDDTRTGYLVKPGDITTLQEKIEYILDNKDVEEKLGLQGRKNVEEKFNWDKLVSQYIQMAQKLIN